The proteins below are encoded in one region of Apium graveolens cultivar Ventura chromosome 4, ASM990537v1, whole genome shotgun sequence:
- the LOC141718204 gene encoding uncharacterized protein LOC141718204: MEENGCNWKLKARKRSVHDHFEIMESLGPHTCMNPSITQDHSNLKSSDIAEAIRAQIIADPNIKEKVLLATAENLFGYHPNRKKIRNAKKIVMEDVHGSWEGSYSGLPYLMEMLQCFNNGTKVDWLFKKDEMRERLFWALKPCIDGFEHCIPVILIDWTHLYGPYPGVLLSATSVDGFSHLLPLAFAIVEAENMSSWGWFMDRLRRFVAGTSLQTFEQLVAAEPMTTEWFEDKPLKKWSLAHDGGKRFGIMTTNHAESWNNAIIEAQNLPITSLVRALFEKLVDYFDARRVEIATQTLNGQIFTKVANMKLIRAISRASGHHVKLFDRDTWLFQVTTKRDGLKGGNNHTIRIHEQTCTCGKWQNYHIPCSHVIACCAHVKMTHDKLVDDCYKLENISKIYNGVFEPIPNKGDPRWPTQLNFPKVIHDEGVQKKKGRRKSTRFKNEMNFQEPRGKKSNSTP, encoded by the exons ATGGAGGAAAATGGTTGTAATTGGAAGTTAAAAGCAAGGAAACGAAGTGTGCATGATCATTTTGAAATAATGGAGAGTTTGGGTCCACACACATGTATGAACCCATCTATTACACAAGACCATTCCAATTTAAAATCTTCGGACATTGCCGAAGCAATTAGGGCACAAATAATAGCCGATCCAAACATCAAGGAGAAAGTGCTTCTAGCTACGGCCGAAAACTTGTTTGGGTATCATCCAAATAGGAAGAAAATAAGAAATGCAAAAAAAATAGTCATGGAAGATGTGCATGGTTCTTGGGAAGGGTCATATAGTGGCCTTCCATATTTAATGGAAATGCTACAATGTTTCAACAATGGTACAAAAGTTGATTGGCTCTTCAAAAAAGACGAGATGCGAGAG AGATTGTTTTGGGCTTTGAAGCCATGCATTGATGGATTTGAGCACTGCATTCCAGTCATATTGATTGATTGGACTCATCTTTATGGACCATATCCTGGCGTACTCTTGAGTGCCACATCTGTAGATGGATTTAGTCATCTTCTTCCACTTGCGTTTGCTATCGTCGAAGCCGAGAATATGTCCAGCTGGGGGTGGTTTATGGATAGGTTGAGAAGGTTTGTGGCAG GCACCTCGCTTCAAACTTTT GAGCAATTGGTGGCTGCGGAGCCAATGACGACGGAATGGTTTGAAGATAAGCCTTTAAAAAAGTGGTCATTAGCACATGATGGGGGTAAAAGGTTTGGCATCATGACAACAAATCATGCCGAAAGTTGGAATAATGCAATAATTGAAGCACAAAACCttcccatcacttctttggttAGGGCATTGTTTGAAAAATTAGTTGACTACTTTGATGCGAGACGTGTGGAGATAGCAACACAAACTCTTAATGGTCAAATTTTTACCAAGGTTGCAAATATGAAATTGATACGGGCAATATCACGAGCGAGTGGACATCATGTAAAGTTGTTTGATCGGGACACATGGTTATTTCAAGTAACTACAAAAAGGGATGGACTAAAAGGAGGAAACAACCATACCATTCGCATACATGAGCAAACTTGTACATGTGGAAAGTGGCAAAATTATCATATCCCTTGCTCTCATGTCATTGCTTGTTGCGCACATGTCAAAATGACACATGATAAACTTGTTGATGATTGCTACAAGTTAGAAAATATCTCAAAGATTTATAACGGTGTGTTCGAACCAATTCCTAACAAAGGAGATCCCCGTTGGCCTACACAACTAAATTTCCCAAAAGTCATTCATGACGAGGGTGTACAAAAGAAGAAGGGGAGAAGGAAATCAACAAGGTTTAAAAATGAAATGAATTTTCAAGAACCTCGTGGGAAGAAAAGCAACTCGACTCCTTGA